The Halarsenatibacter silvermanii genome contains a region encoding:
- the minE gene encoding cell division topological specificity factor MinE, whose product MEGIIISLVEKVIGFFKEDKNKNNNKSSKDVAKNRLQFVLVQDRIKLTPEQMENLRGELVEVMQKYIDVEDDRIEMEITREEEMMAMIANFPLKNNQD is encoded by the coding sequence TTGGAGGGGATTATTATTAGTTTAGTAGAAAAAGTTATAGGCTTCTTTAAGGAAGATAAAAATAAAAATAACAATAAAAGCAGCAAGGATGTGGCCAAAAATAGGCTTCAATTTGTTCTGGTTCAGGATAGAATCAAACTAACTCCAGAACAAATGGAGAATTTGAGGGGGGAATTGGTAGAAGTAATGCAGAAATACATAGATGTGGAGGATGATAGAATAGAGATGGAAATTACCAGGGAAGAAGAAATGATGGCTATGATAGCTAACTTTCCCTTAAAAAATAATCAGGATTGA
- the rodA gene encoding rod shape-determining protein RodA, with product MHLEKKLLKNLNLTIPLLVIALTILGLIAVSTAVSGITENPAEYLRTQLVAAFLGIILIVIIQFYDYRVFREYDIILYLITISILSALLFAGATVGGGTRWLALGPVTFQPSEIAKILLILFFASWMDRNEEELSSFKGFIKHLGYLLPPFFLVILQNDLGTALVLVFIFLTMFYIAGGRVKDIVLTFGGGFIAVVAMISSHIYFSTPLIFLQPYQLNRLIGFIKPEIDPRGIGYNIIQVRIAIGSGQFTGRGFREGPQNQLNFLPEQHTDFIFAVIGEEFGFIGAALVIILFVLLLLQIIKVALKAKDNFGKLITAGIIAMFFFHFIENVGMSLGIMPITGIPLPFISYGGSSMVTSMVAIGLILNINIRRKKINF from the coding sequence ATGCATTTAGAAAAAAAGCTTTTAAAAAATCTCAATTTAACAATTCCATTATTAGTTATAGCCCTGACGATTTTAGGGCTAATAGCCGTTTCAACGGCTGTCAGCGGAATAACTGAAAATCCTGCTGAATATCTCAGGACTCAACTGGTGGCTGCCTTTTTGGGCATCATACTTATTGTAATTATACAATTTTATGATTACAGAGTATTTAGAGAATATGATATAATATTATATCTAATTACAATCTCTATACTTTCCGCACTTCTTTTCGCTGGCGCTACCGTAGGTGGAGGAACCCGCTGGCTCGCTCTGGGTCCGGTGACATTCCAGCCTTCTGAAATCGCTAAAATTTTATTGATTTTATTTTTTGCCAGCTGGATGGACAGAAATGAGGAAGAATTGAGTAGTTTTAAAGGGTTTATTAAGCATCTGGGTTATTTGCTTCCTCCATTTTTTCTGGTGATTCTTCAAAATGATCTTGGCACTGCTCTGGTTCTGGTCTTCATTTTTTTAACCATGTTTTATATTGCCGGAGGAAGAGTGAAAGATATTGTTCTGACTTTTGGCGGCGGATTTATAGCTGTTGTGGCTATGATTTCTTCGCATATATATTTTTCTACTCCTCTTATATTTCTCCAGCCCTATCAGCTTAATCGCTTGATCGGTTTTATCAAGCCTGAGATAGATCCCAGAGGTATTGGTTATAATATTATTCAGGTTAGAATTGCTATAGGTTCGGGACAGTTTACAGGCCGGGGTTTTAGAGAGGGCCCTCAAAATCAACTAAATTTTCTGCCAGAACAGCATACAGATTTTATCTTTGCTGTTATAGGAGAAGAATTTGGATTTATTGGAGCCGCTTTAGTAATAATTTTATTTGTGCTGCTGCTTCTGCAAATAATAAAAGTGGCTCTTAAAGCCAAAGATAACTTTGGGAAATTGATCACTGCAGGAATAATAGCCATGTTTTTCTTTCATTTCATCGAGAATGTAGGAATGTCTTTGGGGATTATGCCTATAACCGGTATTCCTCTGCCTTTTATAAGCTATGGAGGTAGTTCAATGGTCACCTCCATGGTTGCTATAGGATTGATATTAAATATTAATATTCGCAGAAAAAAGATAAATTTTTAG